The Malus domestica chromosome 10, GDT2T_hap1 genome contains a region encoding:
- the LOC108173830 gene encoding uncharacterized protein — protein sequence MLKKYNVMHKVSTPYHPQTSGQAKVSNKEIKQILEKTVGPTRKDWSLRLNDALWAYHTAYTTPIGMSPFWLIYGKPYHLHVELEHRAHWVVKTFNMDIDAAGIHRKLQLNELEEIRNEAYENVHIYKEKTKAAHDKMIYGKTFSIRQKVLLFNSHLRLFPGKLHSKWIGPFVVTMFFIMVQSKFKVNGHRLKPYYETFEEHVMEDIPLHAIGPIEA from the coding sequence ATGCTCAAGAAGTACAATGTCATgcataaggtttcaacaccttatcatcctcaaacaagtggccaagcaAAGGTTTCTAATAaggaaatcaagcagattttggagaagacggtTGGACCCActcggaaggattggagcttacgtttgaatgatgcattgtgggcgtatcATACAGCCTACACAACACCAATTGGGATGTCACCATTTTGGCTCATCTATGGGAAACCATATCATCTTCATGTTgagttagagcatcgtgcacaTTGGGTAGTCAAGACATTcaatatggacattgatgccgCTGGAATTCATAGGAAGCTTCAATTGAACGAGCTTGAAGAGATTCGGAATGAGGCTTATGAAAACGTTcacatttacaaggagaaaacaaaggcagcccatgacaagatgatttaTGGCAAGACATTCTCTATAaggcagaaagtgttactcttCAACTCCCACCTTCGTTTGTTTCCGGGTAAGTTGCATTCTAAATGgattggcccttttgttgttacTATGTTTTTCattatggtgcagtccaaattcaaagtcaatggacaccgtttgaagccctaCTATGAGacttttgaggagcatgtcatgGAGGATATACCCCTCCATGCCATTGGCCCTATtgaagcttaa
- the LOC114827372 gene encoding uncharacterized protein — MDMSVTGQHRKLQLNELDEIRNDAYESSRIYKEKSKAFHDKMISRKSFSIGQKVLLFNSRLRLFPVEIESAKTGNMFKVNGHRLKPYYESFAEHDVEVVPLQEPSPLG; from the exons ATGGACATGAGTGTTACCGGACAgcatagaaagcttcaattgaatgagtTAGACGAAATCCGGAATGATGCATACGAGTCTAGTCGAATatacaaggagaaatcaaaggcatttcatgacaagatgatatcaAGGAAGAGCTTTTCCATTGGACAAAAAGTTCTTCTATttaattctcgccttcggttatttCCAG tggaAATCGAAAGTGCAAAGACCGGAAACatgttcaaagtgaatgggcatagACTCAAGCCATATTATGAGTCTTTTGCGGAGCATGATGTGGAGGTTGTACCCCTCCAAGAACCATCTCCCCTTGGATGA
- the LOC103440532 gene encoding uncharacterized protein: MLDAASGGAFMDKTPTNVKALLKNIAGNTRQFGGRDELPLKKVNEVMVAPKQVCGVCSMMGHATDMCPSLIDQGGLEQANALGGFQGQQRQKYDPYSNNYNAGWRDHPHLKWNNQDNGQQSVPNNYNRPPGFFQAIPQTPFQPQQQQAPSKSLEDLIASLANSTQSHQQKTDKAIKNLERQMSQLASLMGQQHQPGRLPSQTVVNPNAEQMNVVTLRSGKEVFEQSRMQKRTRKDTIEQGELQTKNLEQDEASTETEKSPKDTELNKKDSDKVSKEVQNSFNSCVPVHFPRRFMKSKKEQTDKEILDTFRKVQVNLPLLDAIKQVPKYAKFLKELCTNKRRFNDQETMALSEEVSAVLQRKLPPKLKDAGSFTIPCVIRGKEFGRALCDLGASINLMPYSVYESLNLGDLKETKDCFNEGVGQDTLEKALVHSITHGDFNYSEHIEEELIQTVASLESLSPIRGKRSSYFISLPTSNEKTLPSVIQAPKLELKPIPEHLKYAFLGEDETLPVIISSQLIAEEGEKLIRVLKDHKTAIAWSIADIKGINPATCMHRIMLEESAKPTREAQRRLNPLMMEVVKKEVIKLLDVGIIYPISDSKWVSPIQVVPKRSGVTVVKNEASELVPTRVQNSWRVCTDYRKINNTTRKDHFPVPFIDQMLERLAGHSHYCFLDGYSGYNQIAVAPEDQEKTTFTCPFGTFAYRRMPFGLCNAPTTFQRCMVSIFSDMIEKIIEVFMDDFSVYGDSFDTCLHNLSLVLKRCQETNLVLNWEKCHFMVSHGLVLGHIISGKGIEVDKSKVELVSSLPIPTTVREDVTFDMNEECVVAFNKFKELLSTAHVIMPPDWSLPFELMCDTSDYAIGAVLGQRVNKVPYVIYYASRTLNDAHFEVSTHKKDVKPRLIRWILLLQEFDLEIKDKKGSENVVVHHLSRLVHSNTEEDLIPLRESFPDEQLFSLKITDPWYADIINYKVIKRIPDDFTRAQKDKLVKTAKYYE, encoded by the exons ATGCTTGATGCAGCAAGTGGAGGAGCATTCATGGACAAGACACCAACTAATGTTAAGGCATTGCTAAAGAACATTGCTGGCAACACACGACAAtttggagggagagatgagctaCCTCTTAAGAAAGTTAACGAG GTTATGGTGGCTCCAAAACAGGTGTGCGGTGTATGTTCAATGATGGGACATGCCACGGACATGTGCCCCTCGTTAATAGATCAAGGTGGTCTTGAGCAAGCTAATGCGTTAGGAGGATTTCAAGGGCAACAAAGGCAAAAgtatgatccatattccaacaacTATAACGCAGGATGGCGCGATCATCCACACTTAAAGTGGAACAATCAAGACAATGGACAACAATCTGTTCCCAACAACTATAACCGTCCACCTGGCTTCTTTCAAGCAATACCGCAGACACCATTTcagcctcaacaacaacaagctccaagtaaGTCTCTTGAGGATTTAATTGCTTCTCTAGCTAACTCTACTCAATCTCATCAACAGAAAACAGACAAAGCAATTAAAAACCTTGAGCGCCAAATGAGTCAGTTAGCAAGTTTGATGGGGCAACAACACCAACCAGGAAGGTTGCCTAGCCAAACCGTGGTGAATCCAAATGCGGAGCAGATGAATGTTGTGActttaaggagtggaaaagaagtttttgAGCAGTCGAGGATGCAAAAGAGGACTAGAAAAGACACAATTGAACAAGGGGAGCTACAAACCAAGAATCTTGAGCAAGATGAAGCTTCAACAGAAACTGAAAAGTCTCCTAAAGATACAGAATTGAACAAAAAAGATTCTGATAAGGTAAGTAAAGAagttcaaaattcatttaactcatgtgtcccTGTTcattttcctcgtaggtttatgaagTCTAAGAAAGAGCAAACTGATAAGGAAATCTTGGATACTTTCCGGAAAGTCCAAGTGAACTTACCTCTTTTAGATGCCATAAAACAAGTTCCCAAGTATGCAAAGTTCCTTAAAGAGCTTTGTACAAACAAGAGGAGATTCAATGATCAAGAAACTATGGCATTGAGCGAGGAAGTATCAGCTGTTTTGCAGAGAAAGCTGCCACCGAAGTTGAAAGATGCcggtagctttaccattccatgTGTAATCAGAGGGAAAGAGTTTGGGAGAGCATTGTGTGATTTGGGGGCATCCATCAATTTGATGCCATATTCAGTGTATGAGTCAttgaaccttggagacttgAAGGAAACAAAG GATTGTTTTAATGAAGGTGTGGGACAAGATACTTTAGAGAAGGCATTAGTGCATAGCATTACACATGGAGATTTTAATTATTCAGAGCACATTGAAGAAGAATTAATCCAAACAGTGGCCTCTCTTGAGTCTCTTTCACCAATTCGTGGTAAGCgttcttcctattttatttctcttcctaCTTCTAATGAAAAAACTcttccttctgtgattcaggcacctaaatTGGAGCTTAAACCGATTCCTGAACATCTGAAGTATGCATTTTTGGGAGAGGATGAAACATTACCGGTTAtcatatcatcacaactcataGCAGAAGAGGGGGAGAAACTGATCCGGGTACTGAAGGATCATAAAACTGCCATAGCTTGGAGCATTGCagatatcaaaggtataaatccagCTACATGTATGCATAGGATTATGTTGGAGGAAAGTGCAAAACCAACAAGGGAAGCTCAACGCCGTTTGAACCCACTTATGATGGAAGTTGTCAAGAAAGaggttatcaaacttcttgatgttGGCATCATATATCCTATTTCGGACAGCAAGTGGGTGAGCCCTATTCAAGTAGTTCCGAAGCGATCCGGAGTCACAGTTGTTAAGAATGAAGCTAGTGAGCTAGTGCCTACACGTGTGCAAAATAGTTGGCGAGTCTGTACAGATTATCGGAAGATAAATAACACCACACGCAAGGATCACTTTCCAGTCCCATTCATagatcaaatgttagaaaggttagctggtcattctcattattgctttcttgatggctattctggatataatcagattgcaGTTGCTCCggaggatcaagaaaagacgaCTTTCACATGTCCATTTGGCACATTTGCATACCGGAGGATGCCGTTTGGACTTTGCAACGCTCCCaccacatttcaaaggtgtatggtaagtatattttctgatatgattgagaaaataattgaagtgttcatggatgatttttcagtttatggtgattcttttgatacatgTCTACATAATCTGTCCCTAGTTTTAAAACGTTGTCAAGAAACTAATCTggtgttaaattgggaaaaatgccatTTCATGGTTTCGCATGGATTAGTTCTAGGGCATATCATATCTGGAaagggaattgaagttgataaatctaaagtagaACTTGTTAGTTCTTTACCCATCCCTACTACTGTcagggag GATGTAACATTTGATATGAATGAAGAGTGTGTGGTAGCATTCAACAAGTTTAAGGAGTTGTTATCCACGGCTCATGtgatcatgccaccagattggagtttACCTTTTGAGTTGATGTGCGATACTTCAGACTATGCTATTGGTGCAGTTCTAGGGCAGCGTGTCAACAAAGTGCCATATGTCATTTATTATGCATCTCGAACACTCAATGATGCACA ctttgaagtatctACTCACAAAAAAGATGTAAAACCGCGACTCATTCGATGGATACTTctgcttcaagagtttgacttgGAGATCAAGGATAAAaaagggagtgagaatgttgtaGTACATCATCTTAGCCGACTTGTGCATTCAAACACAGAGGAAGATCTCATCCCTTTACGTGAAAGTTTTCCAGATGAGCAACTGTTTTCATTAAAGATTACTGACCCTTGGTATgcagatattatcaattacaagGTCATCAAAAGGATTCCGGATGATTTTACACGTGCTCAAAAAGATAAGCTTGTCAAAACCGCCAAATACTACGAGTGA
- the LOC103440401 gene encoding 3-ketoacyl-CoA synthase 4-like, producing MCISPATNGGVRIQQSRRLPDFLQTVNLKYVKLGYHYLITHLLTLCLVPLMAVVVIEASQMNPDDIHQLWLQLQYNLVSVIIFSAMVVFGSTVYIMTRPRSVYLVDYSCYKPPSHLQVRYQQFMEHSKLTGDFDESSLEFQRKILERSGLGEETYVPEAMHYIPPRPSMAAAREEAEQVIFGALDNLFANTNVKPKDIGILVVNCSLFNPTPSLSAMIVNKYKLRGNIRSFNLGGMGCSAGVIAVDLAKDMLQIHRNTYAVVVSTENITQNWYFGNKKSMLIPNCLFRVGGSAVLLSNKSMDWRRAKYKLVHVVRTHCGADDKAFRCVYQEQDDAGKTGVSLSKDLMAIAGGALKTNITTLGPLVLPLSEQLLFFVTLVAKKLFNAKVKPYIPDFKLAFDHFCIHAGGRAVIDELEKNLQLLPVHVEASRMTLHRFGNTSSSSIWYELAYTEAKGRMQKGNRVWQIAFGSGFKCNSAVWEALQSVKPSPHSPWEDCIRGYPVETVV from the coding sequence ATGTGCATTTCTCCGGCCACCAATGGAGGAGTTCGGATCCAACAGAGCCGTCGGCTGCCGGATTTCCTGCAGACTGTGAACTTGAAGTATGTGAAATTGGGTTACCATTACTTGATAACCCATCTCCTGACTCTCTGTTTAGTTCCTCTAATGGCGGTCGTCGTCATCGAAGCCTCCCAGATGAACCCGGATGACATTCACCAGCTCTGGCTCCAGCTCCAGTACAATCTCGTCAGTGTCATTATTTTCTCTGCTATGGTTGTTTTTGGATCCACCGTTTACATTATGACCCGCCCGAGATCCGTTTACCTTGTGGACTATTCGTGTTACAAGCCGCCGTCGCATTTGCAAGTGAGATACCAGCAGTTTATGGAGCATTCGAAGCTGACAGGGGACTTCGATGAGTCCTCGCTTGAGTTCCAGCGCAAGATTCTCGAGCGCTCTGGCCTCGGAGAGGAGACTTATGTCCCTGAAGCAATGCATTACATTCCGCCGAGGCCTTCAATGGCGGCGGCTCGCGAGGAGGCAGAGCAGGTGATTTTTGGTGCATTGGACAATCTGTTTGCTAATACGAATGTTAAGCCCAAGGACATTGGTATTCTTGTTGTGAACTGTAGTTTGTTTAATCCAACACCTTCACTGTCTGCTATGATTGTTAATAAGTACAAATTGAGGGGGAATATTAGGAGTTTTAATTTGGGGGGTATGGGGTGTAGTGCTGGAGTTATAGCTGTTGATCTTGCTAAGGATATGTTGCAAATTCATAGGAATACGTACGCGGTTGTTGTTAGTACTGAGAATATTACTCAGAATTGGTACTTTGGGAACAAGAAATCCATGTTGATACCCAACTGTTTGTTCCGTGTCGGTGGGTCAGCAGTTTTGCTTTCGAATAAGTCCATGGATTGGCGTCGGGCAAAGTATAAGCTTGTCCACGTTGTGAGGACTCATTGTGGCGCTGATGATAAGGCATTTAGGTGTGTTTATCAAGAGCAGGATGATGCCGGGAAAACTGGGGTTTCTTTGTCCAAGGATCTCATGGCAATTGCCGGTGGGGCTCTTAAGACTAACATCACAACATTGGGTCCGCTTGTCCTGCCCTTAAGTGAGCAGCTTCTCTTCTTTGTTACTTTGGTTGCCAAGAAGTTGTTCAACGCAAAAGTGAAGCCTTATATACCAGATTTCAAGCTTGCTTTTGACCATTTTTGCATACACGCGGGAGGAAGGGCCGTGATTGATGAGCTTGAGAAGAATTTGCAGCTTTTACCAGTTCATGTTGAAGCGTCTCGGATGACACTCCACAGGTTCGGTAACACCTCGTCTAGTTCGATTTGGTATGAGTTGGCTTATACAGAGGCAAAGGGGAGGATGCAAAAGGGGAACCGTGTCTGGCAGATTGCTTTTGGTAGCGGTTTCAAGTGTAACAGTGCAGTGTGGGAGGCTCTTCAGAGTGTAAAACCTTCTCCTCATAGTCCATGGGAAGATTGCATTCGCGGGTATCCGGTGGAGACCGTTGTCTAG